A single region of the Populus nigra chromosome 2, ddPopNigr1.1, whole genome shotgun sequence genome encodes:
- the LOC133682314 gene encoding ankyrin repeat-containing protein ITN1-like: MKNKFGETPLFRAAAFGQTEIVEYLAKQPAHIVNDELLLVHRQRKDGHSILHVAVLGENFETALLLLRLDRSLSELKDSEGKTSLGLLAEIPSAFKSGHSMSIFTRDLYMLLEWINGSICRFSFKGWPMVERIWENKRKHKSALQLAKMLIKSDVSWDQDIAVQGLYGASFGSPVSGPSHPLLTATKTGILEVVYEMLIEHPPSVDLLDKEGKNILHVAIMFRRKDIFNLIKSNGIISNRMSYGIDKDGYTLLHQVADNKYYSVGSTHGPALQLHEELIWFSRVEKVIPSYYAKLRDSKQKKTAEELFNDMHKEQLRDAQQWVKETSQSCSAVAVLVATIVFAAAYTVPGGSNDKGIPIFLHKNFFLFFTIMDVIALASSLTPVVMFLSILTSLFDYEDFRNSIPRKLTLGFTLLFFSVMATMLAFAATILLIVQSEKQLTASLISIAAFFPVSVFALMQFRLYAAFMHSTKCIRTTISRSLPWFGAPLLFRNRKQRRDLFQKKEVSKSDYYSGF, translated from the exons atgaaaaacaagttcGGCGAGACCCCATTGTTTAGAGCTGCTGCATTTGGTCAGACTGAAATAGTCGAGTATTTGGCCAAACAACCTGCACACATTGTCAATGATGAGCTTTTATTAGTTCATCGCCAAAGGAAAGATGGACATTCTATTCTTCATGTTGCGGTCCTAGGGGAAAATTTTG AAACTGCTTTGCTGCTGTTAAGACTAGACAGATCACTTAGCGAGTTGAAAGACAGCGAGGGGAAAACTAGTCTTGGTTTATTGGCCGAGATACCTTCTGCTTTCAAGAGCGGACACTCTATGAGTATATTCACCCGAGACCTTTACATGT TGTTAGAATGGATCAACGGATCAATCTGCAGATTCTCCTTCAAAG GGTGGCCGATGGTGGAAAGAATCTGGGAAAATAAGAGGAAGCATAAATCTGCCTTGCAACTGGCAAAAATGCTAATAAAGAGTGATGTTTCGTGGGATCAAGATATTGCTGTACAGGGCCTGTATGGAGCTAGCTTTGGATCCCCTGTCTCTGGTCCTTCGCATCCTTTGCTTACAGCAACAAAAACAGGAATACTAGAGGTTGTTTATGAAATGCTCATAGAGCATCCCCCATCTGTTGATCTTCTTGACAAAGAAGGGAAGAACATATTGCATGTAGCTATAATGTTCAGACGCAAGGATATTTTCAATCTTATAAAGAGTAACGGGATAATATCGAATAGGATGAGCTATGGAATTGACAAAGATGGCTACACATTGTTGCATCAAGTAGCAGACAACAAGTATTACTCTGTAGGTAGCACGCATGGTCCTGCACTACAATTACACGAAGAGTTAATATGGTTCTCG CGTGTCGAGAAGGTCATCCCTTCTTATTATGCCAAGCTCCGCGACTCTAAGCAGAAAAAGACTGCAGAGGAGCTCTTCAATGATATGCACAAAGAGCAACTCCGGGACGCACAACAATGGGTCAAGGAAACTTCTCAGTCATGCTCAGCTGTAGCTGTTCTTGTTGCCACCATTGTCTTTGCTGCTGCCTACACTGTACCTGGTGGTTCAAATGATAAGGGCATCCCAATTTTCCTCCACAAaaactttttcttgtttttcaccaTCATGGATGTTATCGCCTTAGCAAGCTCCTTGACCCCAGTTGTGATGTTCCTCTCTATCCTCACTTCTCTTTTTGATTACGAAGATTTTCGTAACTCCATCCCTCGAAAACTGACTTTGGGATTCACTTTACTCTTCTTCTCCGTGATGGCGACCATGCTTGCTTTCGCTGCCACCATTTTGCTCATCGTTCAATCAGAGAAACAATTGACAGCAAGTTTGATTTCAATTGCCGCATTTTTTCCCGTCTCCGTGTTCGCATTGATGCAGTTCCGTTTATATGCTGCATTCATGCATTCCACGAAATGCATCCGTACGACAATCAGTAGGTCCCTCCCTTGGTTTGGTGCCCCTTTACTGTTTCGCAATAGAAAGCAGCGTAGAGATTTATTTCAGAAAAAGGAAGTTTCAAAATCAGATTATTACTctggattttga